One region of Pieris rapae chromosome Z, ilPieRapa1.1, whole genome shotgun sequence genomic DNA includes:
- the LOC111000868 gene encoding MAGUK p55 subfamily member 7 isoform X2: MMMPNTSDNNWDPSLSRLLTSLKEVQSDGEDVAFLSELLQSKQLHALVQVHNKIVAKGKDDKFYPLLSNAMQVTLEVLEMFGELKTVSKEFQELLSLLQKPHFQAILCTHDAVAQKDYYPHLPDIPPDGDEDEETVKIVQLVKSDEPLGATIKTDEETGKIVIARVMHGGAADRSGLIHAGDEVIEVNGISVENKTPADVLDILQNSEGTITFKLVPSFGKGGSRESKVRVRALFNYNSDEDPYIPCKEAGLNFKKGDILHIVSQDDAYWWQARREGDKVMRAGLIPSRALQEGRIIHERQSDPQTIDGKPALCSPTNGNTDCSPKTPCSPTPNATALLPCKSTPKVKKIIYDIKENDDFDREMIPTYEEVARLYPRPGFVRPIVLVGAPGVGRNEMRRRLIATDPEKYVTPIPYTSRPLKPSEQNGKEYVFVTREKMEQDITDGKFIEHGEYKGNLYGTSAESVETIVNSGRVCVLSPHWQALKMLRTTRLRPYIVFVKPPSFERLVETRTNANARSTFDKESSRAFTEEEFHDIIRSSTRINFLYGYMFDEEIVNEDLASALSQLLKTSWRVQSEPLWVPASWVQ, from the exons ATGATGATGCCTAATACCTCTGATAATAATTGGGACCCTT CCTTGAGTAGACTGTTGACATCATTAAAGGAAGTACAATCAGATGGTGAAGATGTAGCATTCCTTAGTGAATTGTTGCAATCAAAACAACTGCACGCTCTTGTCCAAGTCCATAACAAAATAGTAGCCAAAGGAAAGGATGACAAATTTTATCCATTGTTATCAAATGCAATGCAAGTTACGTTAGAAGTTTTAGAAATGTTTGGTGAATTGAAAACTGTCTCTAAAGAATTTCAAGAGCTCCTGAGTTTACTTCAAAAACCACATTTTCAG GCCATTTTATGCACACATGATGCAGTAGCTCAAAAGGATTATTACCCACATTTACCAGACATTCCTCCAGATGGTGATGAGGATGAAGAAACTGtcaaaattgtacaattaGTTAAAAGTGATGAACCCTTG GGTGCTACTATTAAAACGGACGAGGAGACTGGTAAAATAGTAATTGCTCGCGTCATGCACGGCGGGGCGGCTGATCGATCCGGCCTCATTCATGCTGGCGATGAGGTCATTGAAGTGAACGGTATAAGTGTCGAAAATAAAACGCCCGCTGATGTACTCGATATTTTA CAAAATTCTGAGGGAACAATAACATTCAAACTAGTGCCTTCTTTTGGCAAAGGTGGGTCCCGAGAGTCTAAAGTGAGAGTGCGagctctttttaattataactcgGATGAAGATCCATACATTCCTTGTAAGGAGGCGGGtcttaatttcaaaaaaggcGATATCTTGCATATTGTGTCTCAAGATGATGCATACTG GTGGCAGGCTCGGCGAGAAGGCGATAAAGTTATGAGAGCCGGTTTGATACCGTCTCGGGCCTTGCAGGAAGGTCGGATTATACATGAGCGGCAGAGTGATCCTCAAACTATTGACG gcAAACCAGCTCTATGTTCACCGACAAATGGCAACACTGACTGTAGCCCAAAAACACCGTGTTCGCCGACTCCAAACGCGACTGCGCTTCTTCCTTGCAAATCTACGCCTAAAGTGAAGAAAATCATCTACGATATAAAGGAGAATGATGATTTTGACCGGGAGATGATACCAACATATGAAGAAGTGGCAAGATTGTATCCAAGGCCGGGTTTTGTTCGACCAATAGTGTTGGTTGGAGCACCGGGTGTTGGTAGAAATGAAATGAGGCGACGACTCATCGCTACCGATCCGGAAAAATATGTCACGCCGATTCCAT aTACATCGAGACCATTGAAGCCCAGCGAGCAAAATGGGAAGGAATACGTTTTCGTTACCCGCGAGAAGATGGAACAAGATATTACCGATGGAAAGTTTATCGAACACGGCGAGTACAAAGGGAATTTGTATGGGACGTCGGCGGAGAGCGTTGAGACAATAGTTAATTCTG GTCGTGTATGCGTCTTAAGTCCGCATTGGCAAGCGTTGAAGATGCTTCGCACGACCCGCTTGCGTCCCTACATTGTGTTCGTAAAGCCGCCGTCATTTGAACGCCTGGTTGAAACCAGAACGAATGCCAACGCTCGCTCTACCTTTGATAAAGAAAGTTCAAGGGCTTTTaca gaAGAAGAGTTTCACGATATTATACGCTCATCGACGCGTATCAACTTCCTCTACGGCTACATGTTTGATGAGGAGATTGTGAATGAAGATCTGGCAAGTGCATTATCGCAGCTCCTAAAAACCTCATGGAGGGTTCAATCTGAGCCTCTTTGGGTTCCTGCTTCTTGGGTACAGTAA
- the LOC111000868 gene encoding MAGUK p55 subfamily member 7 isoform X1 yields MMMPNTSDNNWDPSLSRLLTSLKEVQSDGEDVAFLSELLQSKQLHALVQVHNKIVAKGKDDKFYPLLSNAMQVTLEVLEMFGELKTVSKEFQELLSLLQKPHFQAILCTHDAVAQKDYYPHLPDIPPDGDEDEETVKIVQLVKSDEPLGGALSAEPIVGATIKTDEETGKIVIARVMHGGAADRSGLIHAGDEVIEVNGISVENKTPADVLDILQNSEGTITFKLVPSFGKGGSRESKVRVRALFNYNSDEDPYIPCKEAGLNFKKGDILHIVSQDDAYWWQARREGDKVMRAGLIPSRALQEGRIIHERQSDPQTIDGKPALCSPTNGNTDCSPKTPCSPTPNATALLPCKSTPKVKKIIYDIKENDDFDREMIPTYEEVARLYPRPGFVRPIVLVGAPGVGRNEMRRRLIATDPEKYVTPIPYTSRPLKPSEQNGKEYVFVTREKMEQDITDGKFIEHGEYKGNLYGTSAESVETIVNSGRVCVLSPHWQALKMLRTTRLRPYIVFVKPPSFERLVETRTNANARSTFDKESSRAFTEEEFHDIIRSSTRINFLYGYMFDEEIVNEDLASALSQLLKTSWRVQSEPLWVPASWVQ; encoded by the exons ATGATGATGCCTAATACCTCTGATAATAATTGGGACCCTT CCTTGAGTAGACTGTTGACATCATTAAAGGAAGTACAATCAGATGGTGAAGATGTAGCATTCCTTAGTGAATTGTTGCAATCAAAACAACTGCACGCTCTTGTCCAAGTCCATAACAAAATAGTAGCCAAAGGAAAGGATGACAAATTTTATCCATTGTTATCAAATGCAATGCAAGTTACGTTAGAAGTTTTAGAAATGTTTGGTGAATTGAAAACTGTCTCTAAAGAATTTCAAGAGCTCCTGAGTTTACTTCAAAAACCACATTTTCAG GCCATTTTATGCACACATGATGCAGTAGCTCAAAAGGATTATTACCCACATTTACCAGACATTCCTCCAGATGGTGATGAGGATGAAGAAACTGtcaaaattgtacaattaGTTAAAAGTGATGAACCCTTG GGTGGAGCACTGAGTGCAGAACCAATTGTG GGTGCTACTATTAAAACGGACGAGGAGACTGGTAAAATAGTAATTGCTCGCGTCATGCACGGCGGGGCGGCTGATCGATCCGGCCTCATTCATGCTGGCGATGAGGTCATTGAAGTGAACGGTATAAGTGTCGAAAATAAAACGCCCGCTGATGTACTCGATATTTTA CAAAATTCTGAGGGAACAATAACATTCAAACTAGTGCCTTCTTTTGGCAAAGGTGGGTCCCGAGAGTCTAAAGTGAGAGTGCGagctctttttaattataactcgGATGAAGATCCATACATTCCTTGTAAGGAGGCGGGtcttaatttcaaaaaaggcGATATCTTGCATATTGTGTCTCAAGATGATGCATACTG GTGGCAGGCTCGGCGAGAAGGCGATAAAGTTATGAGAGCCGGTTTGATACCGTCTCGGGCCTTGCAGGAAGGTCGGATTATACATGAGCGGCAGAGTGATCCTCAAACTATTGACG gcAAACCAGCTCTATGTTCACCGACAAATGGCAACACTGACTGTAGCCCAAAAACACCGTGTTCGCCGACTCCAAACGCGACTGCGCTTCTTCCTTGCAAATCTACGCCTAAAGTGAAGAAAATCATCTACGATATAAAGGAGAATGATGATTTTGACCGGGAGATGATACCAACATATGAAGAAGTGGCAAGATTGTATCCAAGGCCGGGTTTTGTTCGACCAATAGTGTTGGTTGGAGCACCGGGTGTTGGTAGAAATGAAATGAGGCGACGACTCATCGCTACCGATCCGGAAAAATATGTCACGCCGATTCCAT aTACATCGAGACCATTGAAGCCCAGCGAGCAAAATGGGAAGGAATACGTTTTCGTTACCCGCGAGAAGATGGAACAAGATATTACCGATGGAAAGTTTATCGAACACGGCGAGTACAAAGGGAATTTGTATGGGACGTCGGCGGAGAGCGTTGAGACAATAGTTAATTCTG GTCGTGTATGCGTCTTAAGTCCGCATTGGCAAGCGTTGAAGATGCTTCGCACGACCCGCTTGCGTCCCTACATTGTGTTCGTAAAGCCGCCGTCATTTGAACGCCTGGTTGAAACCAGAACGAATGCCAACGCTCGCTCTACCTTTGATAAAGAAAGTTCAAGGGCTTTTaca gaAGAAGAGTTTCACGATATTATACGCTCATCGACGCGTATCAACTTCCTCTACGGCTACATGTTTGATGAGGAGATTGTGAATGAAGATCTGGCAAGTGCATTATCGCAGCTCCTAAAAACCTCATGGAGGGTTCAATCTGAGCCTCTTTGGGTTCCTGCTTCTTGGGTACAGTAA